The proteins below are encoded in one region of Triticum aestivum cultivar Chinese Spring chromosome 1B, IWGSC CS RefSeq v2.1, whole genome shotgun sequence:
- the LOC123102691 gene encoding uncharacterized protein — MAEFALGLTKTAVQGTLNSVKSAIEEEGKLRVRVQDDLVFISGEFRMMQSFLKASNAGGRASQSEVMQAWVKQLRDLAFEVEDCVEFVVHLDQPSPWDFVRRLTSPLMCMGRRPLPLDVAVADIKQLKVRVEDLSQRNTRYNLFSTSGGDGGGNDSSDQQQLMHVAGTITSSTPATMEVFPFLRKVWESTGKLIHTNGELKRLIDCEGRELKVISLWRSQQADVVGELGWVTIAKKAFDDPEICQEFKNRTWVKLSTHHPFNPVEFLNNLLSHFTTSRHHRHDNISELMLQVSRHRYLIVLETELSSVAEWDAIKRCLLDDKNGSRIVISTKHLGIALVCTGDPYQVSELKRFSYDRSLCAILPKGYGHRIGMGELFWQLRRRQFGVISLLGRTYREIPSLIVELYSYRVRRYRVFDGVKFKYYCRFDVSTKDGPLKPVDLALSILVQSCSEDDQEEECKKIRETEISEDVIIGKARNFLTEHDCLLLITNLESSTDWNLIKHHFLCESTRGYIIVITSKQSVATHCVDHKKHLVLDMEELMKGCGHRIGMSELFWNLKQHDGVVSLFCQTDQERSQLMDTLYSCKYRVFDGVKYGLFKLVDLALFILAQSHPEDKQETECQKLIREVKNDNEIIKLGHQFLIEHNCLLFITNLDSTTDWDLIKQELLCDDTIGYIVVITSDRSFATHCVDQKHDCVIDVEDLMKGCGHRVIMNELFWQSPCPGKQGVISLFWQIDEERSQLRDELNSYQTRKYRIFDGKKFEHCFNFIDIEDGQFKLVDLARFVLAQVDPKRGEESSGENSELFIIEESRKYLTEHNCLLFITNLKTTDWDLIKQHLLCKSTRCYIVVITKDRSVAEYCVDGKQDQVLDVGVLKKGCGHRIGMSELCWQLRGHHGVLSLFGRTDEKISQLLDKLESYRVRKYRIFDGFKFDQCYRYDVPRDGQWKVVDLALFIVVKSWTIDEQETEYKRLMAMDNSDRDIAIIEMSRKFLTKQKWLLFITNLKSTTEWNSIKEHLLSEDTKGYIVVVTSDQSVATHCVDHKQDQVLNIEDLMKDPSGLADGGGNTQEEGESEPYAIARDEDRERVFYDLHAGKKLSVWGIAGLGKSTLVKHHYNKIKSMQVYVMYGWVEVPQPFNLTGLCQRLLLDLLSDNVDAKEAVAVGMFGGQDPIQECIKILLEHKCLLVFDGLQSTDDWDLINKTLLSQPISGGTIIITRQERVARHCSEHKVYDTYGLEPDVALDLFTKIILNGKPLFDDALKDSEIMLSKCGGLPEVIIAIGKQIHSKAQHKDSLLRILKEINNDFRGYLRLHLPMLRGLFCWMQSYFDTCSDDHKPCIFYMSIFPADQRIRWTRLLRRWIAEGYSPTEKKAADLALELMKSSIMYYGDGNEISMRSMFRLNGFFLEYIKSQPMEHNRVFELDGSCSPSSRLTGQHLTIRSSWDRDRIVFKSLDVSRLRSFTVFGKWDKFLICNKMKLLRVLDLEGTSTPDIPSSVSNDDLEKIAELFSRLKVISLRGCIKVTRLPDSIGDMKQLHTLDAKNTSIVELPPAIITKLQKLQYIRVGAGDPEVPSAPAAPVAISSPPTPPQEDGHDGTSLLLRAKIDLSGASTGALDRAHKSCSRLRHFKEEAIRKYVTASGGGVGLLRAAAKGIGGLTELRTLGVVNVAYGRGDHSFLDELKKLTQLRKLALSGITRENWNKLCCAISGHRHLVILWLKLLLLKEEKASYDFARFDYISDPPMTIQRLKVTYTGNEGAGKGCAWITPTWIKQLRQDIRFYHWLTVSSQEDIGVLYEDGGALPGSDHVHLRIKPIEQRLSFDKGLSFNVLSIHCSGFSSTVTFRGTLASEFKVKELNLHCCSSCGGLNCLRVCGLKNLQNLEHVWVTGPCRDEHEQDLLKQLEEHPKNPELKRL, encoded by the exons ATGGCGGAGTTTGCTCTTGGTCTGACCAAGACGGCGGTGCAGGGCACGCTGAACAGCGTGAAGTCGGCCATCGAGGAAGAGGGGAAGCTGAGGGTGCGTGTGCAGGATGACCTGGTGTTCATCTCCGGTGAGTTCCGGATGATGCAGTCTTTTCTGAAAGCCTCCAATGCGGGGGGGCGTGCATCCCAGAGCGAGGTGATGCAGGCATGGGTGAAGCAGCTCCGTGACCTGGCCTTCGAGGTGGAGGACTGCGTCGAGTTTGTGGTCCACCTCGACCAGCCATCGCCCTGGGATTTTGTGCGGCGCCTGACCTCGCCTCTCATGTGCATGGGAAGGCGGCCGCTGCCGCTGGATGTGGCGGTGGCGGATATAAAGCAGCTCAAGGTGAGGGTGGAGGACCTAAGCCAGAGGAACACACGCTACAACCTCTTCAGTACCAGTGGCGGCGATGGCGGTGGCAACGACTCCTCAGATCAGCAGCAGCTAATGCATGTTGCGGGTACTATTACTAGTAGTACACCGGCGACAATGGAGGTATTCCCCTTCCTAAGGAAGGTTTGGGAGTCCACGGGAAAGCTGATCCACACCAACGGTGAGCTCAAAAGGTTGATTGACTGTGAAGGCAGGGAGCTCAAAGTGATCTCGCTATGGCGAAGTCAGCAGGCTGATGTTGTTGGTGAACTTGGGTGGGTGACTATTGCGAAGAAGGCTTTTGATGACCCAGAAATCTGCCAAGAATTCAAGAATCGCACCTGGGTAAAGCTGAGTACTCATCATCCTTTTAACCCGGTAGAGTTTCTCAACAATTTACTGAGTCATTTCACTACATCTCGTCACCACCGGCATGACAATATATCCGAGCTTATGCTGCAAGTCAGCCGACACAGGTATCTCATTGTCCTAGAGACAGAGTTATCTAGTGTTGCAGAGTGGGATGCCATCAAAAGGTGCCTTCTGGACGACAAAAATGGCAGTCGAATTGTCATCTCCACCAAGCATTTGGGAATTGCCCTTGTCTGCACGGGGGACCCGTACCAAGTATCAGAGCTTAAACGCTTCTCTTATGATCGATCACTTTGTGCCATTTTACCGAAG GGTTATGGGCATCGCATCGGCATGGGTGAATTATTTTGGCAATTAAGACGACGACAGTTTGGTGTTATCTCCTTGTTGGGGCGGACCTATCGAGAGATACCATCATTAATAGTTGAACTGTACTCCTACCGTGTCCGCAGGTATAGGGTATTCGACGGAGTGAAATTTAAATACTATTGCCGCTTTGATGTTAGTACTAAAGATGGGCCGTTGAAACCGGTTGACTTGGCTCTGTCCATACTTGTGCAATCATGTTCCGAAGATGATCAAGAAGAGGAATGTAAAAAGATCAGGGAGACGGAAATTTCTGAAGATGTTATCATTGGAAAAGCTCGTAATTTTCTGACTGAGCACGATTGCCTCCTCTTAATCACGAACCTGGAGTCTAGTACAGATTGGAACTTGATTAAGCATCATTTCTTATGTGAGTCTACTAGAggctacatcattgttattacaaGTAAACAAAGTGTAGCCACACACTGTGTAGATCACAAAAAACATCTGGTGCTCGACATGGAAGAACTGATGAAG GGTTGTGGGCATCGAATCGGCATGAGTGAGTTATTTTGGAATCTAAAACAACATGATGGTGTTGTATCCTTGTTCTGTCAAACTGATCAGGAGAGATCACAGTTAATGGATACACTATACTCCTGCAAGTATAGGGTATTCGACGGAGTGAAATATGGGTTGTTCAAGCTGGTTGACTTGGCTCTATTCATACTTGCGCAATCACACCCAGAAGATAAACAAGAAACTGAATGTCAAAAGCTTATTAGGGAGGTGAAGAATGACAACGAAATAATTAAATTGGGTCATCAGTTTCTGATTGAACACAATTGCCTTCTTTTTATCACAAACCTGGACTCCACCACGGATTGGGACTTGATTAAACAAGAACTCTTATGTGATGATACTATAGGTTACATTGTTGTTATTACAAGTGACCGAAGTTTTGCCACACATTGTGTCGATCAAAAACATGATTGTGTGATCGATGTAGAAGACCTAATGAAG GGTTGTGGGCATCGTGTCATCATGAATGAATTAttttggcaatctccttgtccagGAAAACAAGGTGTTATCTCCTTGTTCTGGCAGATCGATGAAGAGAGATCACAATTAAGGGATGAATTGAACTCCTATCAGACCCGCAAGTATAGGATATTTGACGGGAAGAAATTTGAACATTGTTTCAACTTCATTGATATTGAAGATGGGCAGTTCAAATTGGTTGACCTGGCTCGGTTCGTACTTGCGCAAGTGGACCCAAAAAGAGGTGAAGAGTCTAGTGGGGAGAATAGTGAACTGTTTATAATTGAAGAGAGTCGTAAGTATCTGACTGAACACAATTGCCTCCTCTTTATCACAAACCTGAAGACCACAGATTGGGACTTGATTAAGCAACACCTCTTATGCAAGTCTACTAGATGTTACATTGTTGTTATTACAAAAGACCGAAGTGTGGCCGAATATTGTGTAGATGGCAAACAAGATCAGGTGCTCGATGTTGGAGTTCTAAAGAAG GGTTGTGGGCATCGCATCGGCATGAGTGAATTATGTTGGCAACTAAGAGGACATCATGGTGTTTTATCCTTGTTTGGGCGGACTGATGAAAAGATATCACAATTATTGGACAAATTGGAATCTTATCGCGTCCGCAAGTATAGGATATTTGACGGATTCAAATTTGATCAGTGTTACCGATATGATGTTCCTAGAGACGGGCAGTGGAAAGTGGTTGACTTGGCTCTGTTCATAGTTGTAAAATCATGGACAATAGATGAACAAGAAACTGAATATAAAAGGCTCATGGCGATGGATAATAGTGACCGCGATATTGCAATAATTGAAATGAGTCGTAAGTTTCTGACTAAACAGAAATGGCTCCTCTTTATCACAAACCTGAAGTCCACCACCGAGTGGAATTCTATTAAAGAACACCTCTTAAGCGAAGATACTAAAGGTTACATTGTTGTTGTTACAAGTGACCAAAGTGTGGCCACACATTGTGTAGATCACAAACAAGATCAGGTGCTCAATATTGAAGATCTGATGAAg GACCCGAGCGGACTTGCAGATGGTGGAGGCAACACACAGGAAGAAGGTGAATCTGAACCTTATGCCATTGCTCGGGATGAAGATAGAGAGAGGGTCTTTTATGACCTCCATGCTGGTAAGAAGTTGTCTGTGTGGGGAATTGCCGGTCTTGGGAAATCAACTCTTGTCAAACACCATTACAACAAGATAAAGTCTATGCAAGTGTATGTCATGTATGGCTGGGTGGAGGTGCCCCAGCCGTTCAATTTGACGGGCTTGTGTCAGAGATTGCTTCTGGATCTTTTATCAGATAATGTTGATGCAAAGGAAGCTGTAGCAGTTGGTATGTTTGGAGGCCAAGACCCTATTCAAGAGTGTATCAAAATTCTACTAGAACACAAATGCCTCCTTGTTTTCGATGGTCTACAGTCCACGGATGACTGGGACTTGATAAATAAAACCTTGCTATCCCAGCCTATCAGTGGGGGAACTATCATCATTACACGTCAAGAAAGAGTTGCCAGACACTGTTCCGAACACAAGGTTTACGACACCTATGGTTTAGAACCTGATGTAGCCCTTGATCTGTTCACAAAG ATAATTTTGAATGGCAAGCCACTGTTCGACGATGCACTGAAGGATTCAGAAATTATGCTCTCCAAGTGTGGTGGGCTTCCAGAAGTAATAATTGCTATTGGAAAACAAATCCACTCAAAGGCACAACATAAAGATTCGTTGTTGCGGATCttgaaggaaataaataatgacttcaGGGGATATTTACGGTTGCACCTTCCTATGTTAAGGGGTCTATTTTGTTGGATGCAATCCTACTTTGATACTTGCTCGGATGATCACAAACCATGTATCTTCTATATGTCAATCTTCCCTGCAGACCAACGCATTAGATGGACGCGGTTACTCAGGCGGTGGATCGCCGAAGGTTACTCGCCTACGGAGAAGAAGGCAGCAGATCTCGCATTGGAGCTCATGAAGTCGAGTATAATGTACTATGGGGACGGAAATGAGATATCAATGAGGAGTATGTTCAGGCTCAATGGTTTCTTCCTTGAATACATCAAGTCACAACCAATGGAACATAACCGTGTGTTTGAACTAGACGGGAGTTGCAGCCCCAGCTCGCGGCTCACTGGACAACACCTCACCATAAGAAGCAGCTGGGACAGAGATCGGATTGTATTCAAGAGCCTGGACGTGTCACGGCTACGGTCTTTCACAGTGTTCGGGAAGTGGGACAAATTCCTCATCTGTAACAAGATGAAGCTGCTCCGGGTGCTTGATCTGGAGGGCACTAGTACACCAGATATTCCTTCTAGTGTAAGCAATGATGATCTGGAGAAGATCGCGGAGCTGTTTTCACGCCTCAAGGTCATTTCCCTACGAGGATGCATTAAGGTCACTCGTCTCCCAGATTCAATTGGTGACATGAAGCAACTGCATACTCTGGATGCCAAGAACACCTCTATTGTCGAGCTGCCACCTGCTATCatcaccaagctacaaaagctgcAGTACATTCGTGTTGGCGCCGGCGACCCAGAAGTTCCCTCAGCACCAGCCGCACCTGTGGCAATATCATCTccaccaacaccaccacaagaagATGGTCATGATGGCACGAGCCTTCTCCTCCGAGCCAAAATAGATTTGTCAGGGGCATCAACAGGAGCATTGGATAGGGCACATAAATCCTGCAGTAGACTGCGGCACTTCAAGGAGGAGGCCATACGCAAGTATGTTACTGCCAGTGGTGGCGGTGTTGGGCTTCTTCGTGCTGCTGCAAAGGGGATTGGGGGGCTGACGGAATTGCGTACACTTGGTGTCGTGAATGTTGCATATGGGCGAGGCGACCACAGCTTTCTTGACGAGCTCAAGAAGCTTACCCAATTGCGCAAGCTCGCGTTGTCCGGCATCACCCGTGAAAACTGGAACAAGTTGTGTTGTGCCATCTCGGGTCACCGCCATCTCGTGATCCTATGgctgaaactgctgctgctgaaggaGGAAAAAGCCAGCTATGACTTTGCCCGTTTCGATTACATCTCGGACCCTCCCATGACCATACAGCGCCTTAAGGTAACGTACACTGGTAATGAAGGTGCTGGCAAAGGTTGTGCGTGGATAACACCAACCTGGATCAAGCAGCTCCGGCAGGATATAAGGTTTTACCATTGGTTAACGGTATCAAGTCAAGAGGACATAGGAGTCCTATATGAAGATGGAGGTGCATTGCCAGGAAGTGATCATGTACATCTTCGTATCAAGCCAATTGAGCAGCGCCTCAGTTTTGATAAAGGGCTTTCATTCAACGTCCTCAGCATTCATTGCAGTGGCTTCAGCTCAACGGTCACTTTTAGAGGTACGCTAGCCTCCGAATTCAAAGTCAAAGAGCTCAACCTTCACTGCTGCAGCTCTTGTGGTGGGTTGAACTGTTTGCGGGTTTGTGGGCTAAAGAATTTACAAAATCTCGAGCACGTCTGGGTAACAGGTCCATGTCGCGACGAGCACGAGCAAGACTTGCTCAAGCAACTTGAGGAGCACCCAAAAAACCCTGAGCTGAAGCGGCTATAA